From Patescibacteria group bacterium, a single genomic window includes:
- a CDS encoding pilin codes for MKIKLFLISFVTLLLLPVSGAMAANCTSGLSVTCFDPAQTEVSKRCIMPFPPTPDQSSCTPYGPTYQAICSASMPAVCNTNPDIVGSGACCITLGGGGATCQDDISNCNGPGQQTVMKSCPQVPACQTGIMASTTAPQTTQISDDLKSKMITELPKDLLKISIPGLDFSKINSVDSQGYLYIPWIAEYISAIYKFGIGIVSIIAVVMIIVQGVRIITSAGGEAQKDAYNKILQAFVGLAIAWGSFFILSTVNPDLVQFKALKVQVVQPLVLENLVFISDGDYQKVTGQTKLPQGSILQKAIAVTKQVGLDDPCYMITIIGKESGGNPAAIGHDENYPKITALVWSRRDFLLSGKKYSCVKTGVCNSTNTFAPPASSKSDFSKTMNNTKDSNGNLIKNDDKFDPNAPPDYGLDWRFSHGFGLGQATLRGDSYCGGQRGISKFGQCFTIPQLLTVDAAAIFSANLFKSNLDCAVKKGYTDGDKKIQAAFWAYAAGCGNVRANSGQDISQAAGVPRAWAAFQSCKAQQSKQFDTPDAETVAPADETQSQ; via the coding sequence ATGAAAATAAAATTGTTTCTTATATCTTTTGTTACTCTGCTTTTGCTGCCTGTCAGCGGGGCCATGGCCGCTAACTGCACGAGCGGCCTGTCTGTGACTTGTTTTGACCCCGCTCAAACCGAAGTGTCAAAAAGATGTATAATGCCTTTTCCGCCAACACCGGATCAGTCATCGTGCACGCCATACGGACCAACTTATCAGGCCATTTGTTCGGCATCAATGCCCGCTGTCTGCAACACCAACCCGGATATTGTCGGATCCGGCGCTTGTTGCATTACTTTGGGTGGAGGCGGAGCAACTTGCCAGGATGATATTTCCAACTGCAACGGACCCGGACAACAAACAGTGATGAAAAGCTGTCCCCAAGTCCCGGCCTGTCAAACCGGAATCATGGCTTCAACCACTGCCCCGCAAACCACCCAAATCTCGGATGATTTAAAAAGTAAGATGATTACTGAATTGCCTAAAGATTTGCTCAAAATCAGCATCCCCGGATTGGATTTTTCAAAAATAAACAGTGTTGATAGCCAGGGATATTTATATATCCCTTGGATAGCCGAATATATTTCAGCAATTTACAAATTTGGAATCGGAATTGTAAGCATCATCGCGGTGGTGATGATAATTGTTCAAGGAGTAAGAATTATAACCTCGGCCGGCGGCGAAGCGCAAAAAGATGCCTATAACAAAATCCTGCAGGCATTTGTCGGCTTGGCCATTGCCTGGGGATCGTTTTTTATATTATCAACCGTGAATCCGGATTTAGTACAATTTAAAGCACTGAAAGTACAAGTAGTACAACCCTTAGTTTTAGAAAACTTGGTTTTTATTTCAGACGGCGACTATCAAAAAGTAACCGGCCAGACTAAACTGCCACAAGGGTCTATTTTACAAAAAGCTATCGCAGTAACCAAGCAAGTCGGTCTTGATGATCCGTGTTACATGATAACAATCATTGGTAAAGAATCAGGTGGCAACCCGGCAGCAATCGGACATGATGAAAACTATCCAAAAATTACAGCGCTTGTCTGGTCCAGAAGAGATTTTCTTTTGAGCGGTAAGAAATACTCTTGTGTAAAAACCGGGGTATGTAATAGTACTAATACCTTTGCACCCCCAGCCAGTTCAAAAAGTGATTTTAGCAAGACAATGAATAACACAAAGGACAGTAATGGAAATCTAATAAAAAATGACGACAAATTTGATCCAAACGCTCCGCCTGATTATGGATTGGATTGGAGATTTTCTCACGGCTTTGGGCTGGGTCAAGCTACTTTAAGAGGTGACTCCTATTGTGGTGGCCAAAGAGGTATAAGTAAATTTGGACAATGTTTCACTATACCCCAACTTTTAACCGTTGACGCGGCTGCAATCTTCTCAGCCAACCTTTTTAAAAGCAACTTGGATTGTGCGGTAAAAAAAGGTTATACTGATGGTGATAAAAAAATTCAGGCCGCATTTTGGGCTTATGCCGCCGGTTGCGGTAATGTTAGAGCAAACAGCGGTCAAGATATTTCACAAGCTGCCGGCGTTCCCAGAGCATGGGCAGCTTTTCAATCCTGCAAAGCGCAACAATCAAAACAATTTGACACTCCTGATGCGGAAACAGTGGCTCCGGCAGATGAGACACAAAGTCAGTAA
- a CDS encoding adenylosuccinate synthase, whose protein sequence is MRLTNIIDLAWGDNGKGKDTLFWTIFLSAVAVARYSGGNNAGHAFTDDDGVEHRLSVLTAGIAVDGVKVVLGNGMVISPEKTMEEIRRYMAYGKDVSPDRILLSHEAHIIHPGHRAIDEMMEALRSKGGCAIGTTKNGIGPVYAAKALRVGIRAEQMLDPKGFGMAAAEMADEANQLLQMHDRPLLNAEEIGRAYTKYAELLRPYVTDTSRYLVGLPEDADVIGEASQGTLLDVDHGTYPFVTSCNCTIGAAFSGLGIGPEHLYRNIGLVKAYYTRVGGGPFPTEIPPGPTLDRIRGDKGVLWAEYGTVSGRPRRCGWWDSVLARYALRINGTQEIHLMKMDCLAGISPIKICVAYEVDGERFVNLPMGLHNLERYRPIYEEMEGWGDIRNVRVYSELPSPARKYIQRIAQLTGKPVTLISHGPGRGEVIIK, encoded by the coding sequence ATGCGGCTGACGAACATCATTGACCTGGCATGGGGCGACAACGGCAAAGGCAAGGACACTCTCTTCTGGACCATCTTCTTGTCTGCGGTGGCTGTGGCGCGGTATTCGGGGGGCAACAACGCCGGCCACGCCTTCACCGATGATGATGGTGTTGAGCACCGTTTGAGCGTGCTCACCGCGGGAATCGCGGTGGACGGGGTCAAGGTGGTTCTTGGTAACGGCATGGTCATCTCCCCCGAGAAGACGATGGAGGAGATCCGGCGCTACATGGCGTATGGCAAGGACGTTTCTCCTGACAGGATCTTGCTTTCGCACGAGGCCCACATCATCCATCCCGGGCATCGCGCCATTGACGAGATGATGGAGGCCCTCCGCTCCAAGGGCGGTTGCGCAATCGGTACGACCAAGAATGGCATCGGTCCTGTCTATGCCGCCAAGGCTCTGCGAGTGGGCATCCGCGCCGAGCAGATGCTTGATCCTAAGGGCTTCGGCATGGCCGCGGCCGAGATGGCGGACGAGGCCAACCAGTTGCTTCAGATGCATGACCGGCCCCTGCTGAACGCGGAGGAAATCGGCCGGGCCTACACCAAGTATGCGGAGTTGCTTCGGCCCTACGTGACCGACACCTCGCGGTACCTGGTGGGTCTGCCTGAAGATGCCGACGTGATCGGTGAAGCGTCCCAGGGAACGCTCCTGGACGTGGATCACGGCACGTACCCATTCGTCACCAGCTGTAACTGCACCATCGGCGCGGCCTTCTCCGGCCTTGGTATCGGTCCGGAACATCTGTACCGGAACATCGGTCTGGTGAAGGCGTACTACACCCGCGTGGGTGGTGGTCCGTTTCCGACCGAGATCCCGCCCGGCCCGACTCTGGATCGCATCCGCGGCGACAAAGGCGTACTGTGGGCTGAATACGGCACAGTCAGCGGCCGGCCCCGGCGCTGTGGCTGGTGGGACTCGGTCCTGGCCCGGTACGCGCTCCGCATCAACGGCACGCAAGAGATCCACCTCATGAAGATGGATTGCCTGGCGGGTATCTCGCCCATCAAGATCTGCGTGGCCTACGAGGTGGACGGGGAGCGTTTCGTGAATCTGCCGATGGGCTTGCACAATTTGGAACGCTACCGGCCCATCTACGAGGAGATGGAGGGCTGGGGCGACATCCGGAACGTGCGAGTGTACTCGGAACTGCCCTCGCCCGCCCGAAAGTACATCCAGCGGATTGCACAACTGACTGGCAAGCCCGTGACACTCATTTCCCATGGTCCGGGCAGAGGAGAAGTGATCATCAAGTAG
- the recG gene encoding ATP-dependent DNA helicase RecG, which translates to MTGSESSKKDMELNTPVSDLSRVGKTVFSRLKRLGVTTVRDLLYYFPFRYEDFRKIVPIADLQDDQLVTVCGLVELISNKRSFRTRKMITEALVSDKSGTLKVVWFNQPFLTKNIHPGEIVYLSGKVKSDMLGPQLVSPVYEKFSAKGASGKETVHTARLVPIYPLTYGLTQKQIRFLINQIIKLADAVKEWMPEIVLEKEDLVPLASALKGIHFPKDEADLKQSTSRLKFDELFILQLKAELTRLEKNAIKAPKIIFKENEIKSFVAGLPFTLTATQKISAWEILQDIAKDKPMSRLLSGDVGSGKTVVAAMAMYSAYLNNFQSVIMAPTEILANQHYQLLVKLFKDIKIGLLTGSTKDKKAIKKQMVKGEIKIIVGTHALLSEGVDFKKLGLVVVDEQHHFGVEQRRLIKEKGRGAHFLSMTATPIPRSLALVVFGDLDVSTINELPPGRKKILTRLVEPAKREQAYGFIREQIKKGRQAFVICPIIEEQETEKKSVTSEYEKLSKKIFPDLRVGYLHGKMKSIEKERVMAKFKAGEIDVLVSTSVIEAGIDMPNASIMMIEGAENFGLAQLHQFRGRVGRSEHQSYCLLFTGLDSVRSKERLQFFEKNNDGFKLAEKDLEMRGPGEVYGVEQSGMMNLRLAQLTDRELIKKAREAAKLVVPDMPKYPNLSEKIQEWEDSVHLE; encoded by the coding sequence ATTACGGGCAGTGAATCAAGTAAAAAAGATATGGAATTAAACACTCCGGTTTCGGACTTAAGCCGGGTCGGGAAAACCGTTTTCAGCCGTCTCAAACGTCTTGGTGTTACTACCGTGCGCGATTTGTTGTATTATTTTCCGTTTCGCTATGAAGATTTCAGAAAAATTGTGCCGATTGCGGATTTGCAAGACGACCAATTGGTAACAGTTTGCGGTTTGGTGGAACTCATTTCCAACAAACGCAGTTTTCGCACCCGGAAAATGATTACCGAGGCATTGGTATCGGACAAGAGCGGAACTTTGAAAGTGGTCTGGTTTAATCAGCCATTTTTAACCAAAAATATCCATCCGGGTGAGATTGTTTATTTATCCGGCAAGGTGAAGAGCGATATGCTGGGGCCGCAATTGGTCAGTCCGGTTTATGAAAAATTTTCAGCCAAGGGCGCTTCCGGCAAAGAAACCGTGCACACGGCCCGGCTGGTGCCCATTTACCCGTTAACCTATGGCCTCACCCAAAAACAGATCCGTTTTTTAATCAATCAGATTATAAAACTGGCGGATGCAGTTAAAGAATGGATGCCGGAGATAGTTTTAGAAAAAGAGGATCTGGTGCCGCTTGCTAGCGCTCTTAAGGGCATTCATTTTCCCAAAGACGAAGCGGATTTAAAACAAAGCACAAGCCGGTTAAAATTTGATGAATTATTTATTTTACAATTAAAAGCCGAACTGACACGTTTGGAAAAAAATGCCATTAAGGCGCCAAAAATTATCTTTAAAGAAAATGAAATAAAGAGTTTTGTCGCTGGTTTGCCTTTTACTTTGACAGCCACCCAGAAAATTTCCGCTTGGGAGATTTTGCAGGACATTGCCAAAGATAAACCTATGAGTCGATTGCTTTCCGGAGATGTCGGTTCCGGCAAAACCGTGGTGGCGGCGATGGCGATGTATAGTGCGTATCTGAATAATTTTCAATCAGTCATAATGGCGCCGACGGAAATTTTAGCCAATCAGCATTATCAACTGTTGGTAAAATTATTTAAAGATATAAAAATTGGGCTGCTAACCGGCAGTACTAAAGATAAAAAAGCCATAAAGAAACAAATGGTCAAAGGCGAAATAAAAATTATTGTCGGCACGCACGCCTTGTTATCCGAGGGTGTGGATTTTAAAAAACTTGGCTTGGTGGTGGTTGATGAACAGCATCATTTTGGGGTGGAACAGAGGCGGTTAATTAAAGAGAAAGGCAGAGGCGCTCATTTTTTAAGTATGACCGCCACGCCGATTCCGCGTTCGCTGGCCCTGGTGGTTTTTGGCGATTTGGATGTTTCCACAATAAACGAACTGCCGCCGGGCCGAAAGAAAATTTTAACACGGCTGGTTGAGCCGGCCAAGCGCGAACAGGCCTATGGTTTTATCCGCGAACAGATAAAAAAAGGCAGGCAGGCCTTTGTAATTTGTCCGATTATTGAAGAACAGGAAACGGAAAAGAAAAGTGTGACCAGCGAGTATGAAAAACTTTCTAAAAAGATTTTTCCGGATTTAAGAGTGGGGTATTTGCACGGTAAAATGAAATCAATCGAGAAAGAACGCGTGATGGCCAAGTTTAAAGCCGGGGAGATAGATGTTTTGGTTTCAACTTCGGTAATTGAGGCCGGGATTGATATGCCTAACGCCAGTATTATGATGATTGAAGGCGCGGAAAATTTTGGTCTGGCGCAACTGCATCAGTTTAGAGGTCGGGTTGGGCGGTCAGAGCACCAATCCTATTGTTTATTATTCACCGGTTTGGATTCAGTGCGCTCAAAGGAGCGTTTACAATTTTTTGAAAAAAATAATGATGGTTTTAAACTGGCGGAAAAGGACCTGGAAATGCGCGGGCCAGGGGAGGTCTATGGGGTGGAACAAAGCGGAATGATGAATTTGCGTTTGGCCCAGTTGACTGACAGGGAACTGATAAAAAAAGCCAGGGAAGCGGCCAAATTGGTAGTACCGGATATGCCAAAATACCCTAATTTAAGCGAAAAAATACAGGAATGGGAAGACAGTGTGCATTTGGAATAA
- a CDS encoding thioredoxin domain-containing protein, whose product MHHTKTVFLLLFATALIVVLFFVALNKTSQITITRSTVPLISDNSFNIPIDSTDPQYGNPGAPVTVIEFADISCSKCQKTYYAIHDFVSKHPLDIQMVWKDAPRSNVLFSGDVLAHQAAQCAGKQGKFFEFINIAMQNTSHLDEAGLRKIAEGLGLNVTTWWDCTNSDEIKNKVQTSVDLAGQLGIKDLPAVYINNRAVLVNADIDVAQLLNQAIQKPEAQPTTDNTTSDTNLGL is encoded by the coding sequence ATGCATCACACTAAAACTGTTTTTCTCCTTTTGTTCGCCACCGCGCTGATTGTGGTTTTATTTTTTGTCGCCCTTAACAAAACCAGCCAAATAACCATCACCCGCAGTACCGTGCCTTTAATATCCGACAATTCTTTTAATATCCCCATTGACAGCACTGATCCGCAATACGGCAATCCGGGGGCGCCGGTTACGGTAATTGAATTTGCGGACATTAGTTGCTCAAAATGCCAAAAGACCTATTACGCGATTCATGACTTTGTGTCCAAGCATCCTTTAGACATTCAGATGGTTTGGAAAGACGCACCGCGATCCAATGTTTTATTTAGCGGCGATGTTTTAGCACACCAAGCCGCCCAGTGTGCCGGCAAACAAGGTAAATTTTTTGAATTTATAAATATTGCCATGCAAAATACGAGCCATCTTGATGAAGCGGGACTTCGCAAAATTGCGGAAGGACTTGGGCTCAACGTCACCACCTGGTGGGATTGCACCAATTCGGATGAAATCAAAAACAAGGTACAAACATCGGTTGATTTAGCCGGCCAACTGGGGATTAAAGACCTGCCCGCGGTTTATATAAACAACCGGGCTGTTTTGGTAAATGCCGACATTGATGTGGCCCAGCTTTTAAATCAGGCAATCCAAAAACCTGAAGCACAACCAACAACGGATAACACAACCAGCGACACAAATCTTGGTCTATGA
- a CDS encoding IS3 family transposase (programmed frameshift) has product MVERPGRRTFTAEFKRRIVEEADACTTPGEVGALLRRHGLYSSHLADWRMQNRLGVLGGLGPRRGPKPTRNPLARRVAQLEREKARLQKQLTRAKIVIAVQKKGLGVAGDPADPPQRRRERLMPTAFALAREIGSAPACAALGIPRATLYRRRRTAAAPPPTRTAPRATPARALQPAEREAVLAELHSPRFVDQAPREIYATLLDEGRYLCSVRTMYRLLRAHNELRERRDQLRHPTYAKPELLATRPNQVWSWDISRLLGPVKWTYFHLYVILDIFSRYVVGWMVAQRETAQLAQQLIYETCEKQAIRPGMVTVHADRGTSMTSRPVALLLADLGVTKTHSRPHVSNDNPFSESQFKTLKYRPEFPDRFGCVEDARAFCGPFFAWYNTEHHHTGLGLLTPEMVHYGRGPHVLAQRQLVLSAAWQEHPERFVRRPPVPAQPPTAVWINPPPLQLPPVSAADEESQ; this is encoded by the exons GTGGTCGAGCGGCCCGGGCGCCGCACCTTCACCGCGGAGTTCAAGCGCCGCATCGTCGAAGAAGCCGATGCGTGCACCACGCCCGGCGAGGTGGGGGCGCTGTTGCGGCGCCACGGCTTGTACTCCTCGCACCTGGCGGATTGGCGGATGCAGAACCGCCTGGGCGTGCTGGGCGGGCTGGGGCCGCGCCGCGGTCCCAAACCGACGCGCAATCCGCTGGCGCGACGAGTGGCGCAGCTGGAGCGCGAGAAGGCACGGCTGCAGAAGCAGCTGACCCGGGCGAAGATCGTCATCGCGGTCCAAAAAAAAG GCCTCGGAGTTGCTGGGGATCCCGCTGACCCGCCCCAGCGACGACGAGAACGACTGATGCCGACCGCTTTCGCGCTGGCGCGCGAGATCGGGTCAGCGCCCGCCTGTGCGGCGCTGGGGATCCCGCGCGCGACCCTGTACCGGCGCCGGCGGACCGCCGCCGCGCCCCCGCCCACGCGCACCGCGCCGCGCGCTACGCCGGCGCGGGCGCTGCAGCCCGCGGAGCGGGAGGCGGTGCTCGCCGAGCTGCACAGCCCGCGCTTCGTCGACCAGGCGCCGCGCGAAATCTACGCCACGCTCCTCGACGAGGGACGGTACCTGTGCTCAGTGCGGACCATGTACCGCCTGCTCCGCGCACACAATGAGCTGCGCGAGCGCCGCGACCAGCTCCGCCATCCGACCTACGCCAAGCCCGAGCTCCTCGCGACCCGGCCCAACCAGGTGTGGTCGTGGGACATCAGCCGACTACTCGGGCCGGTGAAGTGGACCTACTTCCACCTGTACGTGATCCTCGACATCTTCAGCCGCTACGTCGTCGGGTGGATGGTGGCCCAGCGTGAGACCGCGCAGCTCGCACAGCAGCTCATCTACGAGACCTGCGAGAAGCAGGCGATTAGGCCAGGGATGGTGACGGTGCACGCCGACCGCGGCACGTCGATGACGAGCCGACCAGTCGCCTTGCTGCTGGCGGACCTCGGCGTCACCAAGACGCACAGCCGCCCGCACGTCTCCAACGACAACCCCTTCTCCGAGAGCCAATTCAAGACGCTCAAGTACCGGCCGGAGTTTCCCGACCGCTTCGGCTGCGTCGAGGACGCACGCGCCTTCTGCGGCCCCTTCTTCGCCTGGTACAACACCGAACACCACCACACGGGCCTCGGCCTGCTGACGCCCGAGATGGTGCACTACGGCCGCGGGCCGCACGTGCTCGCGCAACGGCAGCTGGTACTCTCGGCGGCCTGGCAAGAGCACCCGGAGCGCTTCGTACGTCGCCCGCCCGTGCCAGCACAGCCGCCCACGGCCGTCTGGATCAACCCACCCCCGCTGCAGCTACCCCCGGTGTCGGCAGCGGACGAGGAAAGTCAGTAA
- the radA gene encoding DNA repair protein RadA produces the protein MSKPQNIFICSNCDAQYTKWVGRCLECGKWGTVAETPKSVDPKHAAKSETKYPALETVGLDKIDGKKVERTKTNIDELDRVLGGGLVPGSVILLGGEPGIGKSTLALQLASIISNTLYISGEESVEQIKLRADRLAVQSQSLKLANATHIESIMATIQKSSAPLAIIDSVQTIYSGEVEGEAGNINQVRACTVKLMELAKSTGTIIVLVGQVTKDGNVAGPKTLEHLVDVVLYLEGDKYHIFRLLRAAKNRFGSTDEIGVFSMEAKGLTEVKNPSEAFLSGRGESVPGTTVTCLIEGSRPVLVEVQALVSKTNFGYPQRRASGFDLNRLQVLIGVLSKRAGLPLESYDVFLNVVGGLEASEPAADLAVILALASGLKNKTLPNNIASFGEVGLGGEVRPVSQTEKRLNEIKKMGFDFAVIPLSKTSPKITGLKIAGVKNVTELVEKIVK, from the coding sequence ATGAGTAAACCCCAGAATATTTTTATTTGTTCCAACTGCGACGCTCAATACACCAAATGGGTTGGGCGTTGTTTGGAATGCGGCAAGTGGGGAACGGTGGCTGAAACGCCAAAGAGTGTTGACCCAAAACACGCCGCCAAATCCGAAACCAAATACCCGGCTTTGGAAACAGTTGGCCTGGATAAAATTGACGGTAAAAAAGTTGAGCGGACAAAAACTAATATTGATGAACTGGACAGGGTCTTGGGCGGCGGCTTGGTGCCCGGTTCGGTAATTTTGCTCGGCGGTGAACCCGGCATTGGCAAGTCCACCTTGGCTTTGCAGTTGGCCTCTATAATTTCAAATACTTTATATATCTCCGGCGAAGAATCGGTTGAACAAATAAAACTTCGGGCCGACCGCCTGGCTGTCCAATCTCAATCTCTCAAGTTGGCCAATGCCACCCACATTGAAAGTATAATGGCCACAATTCAAAAATCTTCCGCTCCCCTGGCTATTATTGATTCTGTGCAAACAATTTACTCCGGCGAAGTGGAGGGTGAGGCCGGAAATATAAATCAGGTGCGGGCCTGCACCGTAAAATTAATGGAACTGGCAAAATCCACCGGCACAATAATCGTTCTGGTCGGACAAGTGACCAAAGATGGAAATGTGGCCGGCCCAAAAACCTTGGAACACTTGGTTGATGTGGTTTTATATCTTGAAGGCGACAAATATCATATCTTTAGATTACTGCGGGCCGCAAAAAACCGATTTGGCTCAACCGATGAAATTGGCGTATTTTCTATGGAGGCCAAGGGTCTAACAGAAGTTAAAAATCCTTCTGAAGCGTTTTTATCCGGCCGGGGCGAGTCCGTGCCCGGCACAACTGTCACTTGTTTGATTGAAGGCAGTCGTCCGGTTTTGGTGGAAGTGCAGGCCTTGGTTTCAAAAACCAATTTTGGTTATCCGCAGCGCCGCGCTTCGGGTTTTGATTTAAACCGCCTGCAGGTTTTAATCGGAGTGCTGTCAAAACGCGCCGGCTTGCCACTGGAGTCATATGATGTTTTCTTAAATGTGGTCGGCGGCTTGGAAGCCAGCGAACCGGCAGCTGACCTGGCCGTGATTTTGGCCTTGGCATCCGGATTAAAAAATAAAACCCTGCCCAATAATATTGCCTCGTTTGGAGAAGTTGGTCTGGGCGGAGAGGTACGACCGGTTTCACAAACAGAAAAACGACTGAATGAAATTAAAAAAATGGGATTTGATTTTGCCGTTATCCCATTATCAAAAACTTCACCAAAAATTACCGGACTAAAAATCGCGGGGGTAAAAAATGTGACTGAACTGGTGGAAAAAATTGTAAAATAA
- a CDS encoding serine/threonine-protein kinase → MKAYVDAGGMQEVYRAVDGVLKREVALKVPKNASAERRFARSAILSARINHPNVAKTLDFVEDNNRPYLIEEFIKGEDLQRVRRRLAIMDPYLAAHLLHHMARGVAASHHAGVVHRDLKPSNIMVAPDLSFAFVKITDFGIAKMAQEEIAAAAGAGEREMTSSQTAVGALPYMAPEMILTPRSTDTPSDVWALASMAYEFVSGKKPFGAGWAAAANIINGTFPGLPPELNKTQFKGLGEEVFALVQRCWARDPAERPTADELVKLCGQLCYPPCSRSQGVVARVSYDAYGFIDSDSGSVFFHMDSVYGPRPAAGDTVCFAAFDGHPAPRAHPVVTMRSDPAVATSSVAP, encoded by the coding sequence GTGAAGGCGTACGTTGACGCTGGGGGTATGCAGGAGGTCTACCGAGCAGTAGATGGCGTCCTGAAGCGTGAGGTCGCCCTCAAGGTCCCGAAGAATGCCTCTGCCGAGCGGCGTTTCGCGCGAAGTGCGATCTTGAGCGCCAGGATTAACCACCCAAACGTCGCCAAGACTCTCGACTTCGTCGAGGACAACAACAGGCCGTACCTGATCGAGGAGTTCATCAAGGGTGAGGATCTTCAGCGCGTGCGGCGCCGCCTAGCCATCATGGATCCCTATCTGGCGGCTCATCTGCTTCACCACATGGCGCGCGGAGTAGCAGCCTCGCACCATGCGGGCGTCGTGCACCGGGATCTGAAGCCGAGCAACATCATGGTCGCGCCCGACCTGTCGTTCGCCTTCGTGAAGATCACGGACTTCGGCATCGCCAAGATGGCGCAAGAGGAGATCGCTGCTGCAGCTGGTGCCGGGGAACGCGAGATGACCAGCAGCCAAACGGCTGTCGGTGCGCTGCCGTACATGGCTCCAGAGATGATTCTCACACCGCGAAGCACCGACACGCCCTCGGATGTCTGGGCACTAGCGTCGATGGCCTACGAGTTCGTCAGCGGGAAGAAGCCATTTGGTGCAGGCTGGGCCGCTGCGGCGAACATCATCAACGGCACGTTCCCCGGACTGCCACCAGAACTGAACAAGACGCAATTCAAGGGCCTCGGCGAGGAGGTGTTCGCGCTTGTCCAGCGATGTTGGGCTCGGGATCCGGCTGAACGTCCCACTGCCGACGAACTCGTGAAGCTGTGCGGTCAGCTATGCTACCCACCTTGCAGTCGAAGCCAAGGCGTCGTCGCGCGTGTCAGTTACGACGCGTATGGCTTCATCGACTCAGACTCGGGTAGCGTGTTCTTCCACATGGACAGCGTGTACGGCCCTCGACCGGCCGCGGGCGACACCGTCTGCTTCGCAGCATTCGATGGTCACCCGGCGCCGCGGGCGCACCCTGTCGTCACGATGCGGAGCGATCCCGCTGTCGCCACTTCATCGGTGGCGCCGTAG
- a CDS encoding serine/threonine-protein kinase — MIYGGRYESIGTSGSSGGTGTVVICEDPNLKRKVVIKFLQAVSQKRRIYDEIRALQRVRSKHVVQIYDIVVLQPGNQLGIVQEYLPGEDLLAVAASKPNLDKYLLLLYQVACGLADIHDLAIIHRDVKPNNIKLDEEGLARIFDFDLARTGGGDAKTVGFIGTPGFAAPELYPGYGGGGTVAFTEAVDVYAFGATALYCAENDLPAELARHPDPPDPDAWVARQGFSGVRVKLPAQVADVLNACIARDIRYRPKLAQVRTVLGAYLVRGKHRALLVHRGKTFVCDEKQAAVRLASTGVGEIHVGYDGLGFGVTFVRGDVWINNQVASTGATIPGSCVITIGAPRLGPARDFITLDTSHPEVVL, encoded by the coding sequence ATGATCTACGGTGGCCGATACGAGAGCATTGGTACCTCTGGAAGCTCGGGGGGTACGGGCACGGTCGTGATCTGCGAGGATCCGAACCTCAAGCGCAAGGTCGTGATCAAGTTTCTGCAGGCAGTCAGCCAGAAGCGGCGCATCTACGACGAGATTCGCGCTCTTCAGCGCGTTCGGTCGAAACACGTCGTTCAAATCTACGACATCGTCGTGCTGCAGCCGGGCAACCAACTCGGCATCGTGCAAGAGTACCTTCCTGGCGAGGATCTTCTTGCTGTGGCGGCGTCGAAACCCAATCTCGACAAGTACCTCCTGCTCCTGTACCAAGTCGCCTGCGGGCTCGCCGACATCCATGATCTCGCCATCATCCATCGCGACGTGAAGCCCAACAACATCAAGCTTGATGAGGAGGGCTTGGCGAGGATCTTCGATTTCGACTTGGCCAGAACCGGCGGCGGAGACGCCAAGACGGTCGGTTTCATCGGGACCCCTGGGTTTGCCGCTCCGGAACTCTACCCCGGGTATGGTGGAGGAGGTACGGTGGCCTTCACGGAGGCCGTCGATGTTTACGCATTTGGCGCCACTGCTCTCTACTGCGCTGAGAACGACCTTCCGGCCGAGCTTGCTCGACATCCAGACCCTCCCGACCCTGACGCGTGGGTGGCTCGTCAGGGGTTCTCTGGTGTGCGAGTGAAGCTCCCGGCACAGGTCGCGGACGTGTTGAACGCCTGCATTGCGCGCGACATTCGCTATCGTCCCAAGTTGGCTCAGGTAAGGACTGTGTTGGGGGCGTATCTTGTTCGAGGGAAACACCGAGCCCTTCTTGTTCACCGTGGAAAGACATTCGTTTGCGACGAGAAGCAAGCTGCCGTTCGCCTCGCGTCAACAGGTGTTGGAGAGATCCACGTTGGCTACGACGGGCTGGGCTTCGGCGTTACATTCGTTCGCGGCGATGTGTGGATCAATAACCAAGTGGCGAGCACAGGCGCGACAATCCCGGGTTCCTGTGTGATCACCATCGGGGCGCCCCGCCTGGGGCCTGCGCGTGACTTTATCACGCTCGACACATCTCATCCGGAGGTCGTCCTGTGA